A region of the Rubripirellula tenax genome:
GTTCAGATAACGGTTACGATCACCGAGCCGGGACGATAGATCTGCAAGCAGAAAAAAACACGCGCAAGCCCGGCTTCGTGTGCATCGTTTTGTTATCCCGTTCGGTCTGCAACGATGCGTCACGAACCGATCAATGCGTTCTCCCATTTTCCGATGGATGGAAATTGTCGCTTGATGCTGTCAATTCTCCAGCCGTCGGCCTTCTTCATCAACACAAATCTATACGCGCAGGATTCAAATTGCACTGTATCAACATGTGTTCGAGTACGGGTGGCTTGTTCCACCCCGGCGATGGTGTCGGCGTTCACGTCGACATAAACGGGGGGCTTCTGGTAGCCAGCTACGCCATCAACA
Encoded here:
- a CDS encoding NTF2 fold immunity protein; translated protein: MNPDPTLNDPLKTVLAFTSAYTRWETDMHATPDRFTNEDIQQRRRQLLLDFCTHKKRAYVDGVAGYQKPPVYVDVNADTIAGVEQATRTRTHVDTVQFESCAYRFVLMKKADGWRIDSIKRQFPSIGKWENALIGS